Sequence from the Paenibacillus tundrae genome:
TTTTATTATTTTCAGTTCCATGACTAGTGGAATGCACGAGCGATAGACGAGTACATACATATTTTTATAAAAATATTTAAAATATTCTAAATAATTCCAGTATATTTCGTCATTTTATAGTATATTTAAGGTATTCGGGAGGTGATAGAGGAACAATGCAACGTTAGTGATCTGTATGGCTTCTATGTGCATGCATACCGTAAGCGAAGCTTAACCCATTCCATGAAGGAGGTTTTAGTTGATGCCTATTGGTTGTTGGTTACGAAAAGCCGTTCTGTTGACCTTATCGTTCATGTTAGTATCTGTCGCATATTCACCCCATCCGGCTTCGGCAAATGCAAGTCCTGTGCAAGGATTTCATGTAAGCGGTACCAATTTATTGGATGCTACGGGAGCTCCGTTTGTTATGCGTGGTATAAACCATGCGCATACCTGGTTTAAGAACGATCTGGAAACTGCGATTCCAGCTATCGCGGCGACAGGTTCTAACACTGTACGAGTCGTACTATCGAATGGAAGCCGCTGGACAGCGGACTCGCTTGCTGATGTGGAGCGAATTCTAGCACTCTGTGACCAGTACCAGCTGACAGTTATGCTGGAAGTTCATGATGCAACGGGTTCCGATAGTTTAGCGGAGCTTAAGAAGGCTTCGGATTATTTTATCAGCATCAAGCAGGCGTTAATTGGTAAGGAGGATCGTGTCATCGTGAACATTGCCAATGAGTGGTATGGTTCATGGAGCACGGATGTATGGGCAGCCGGATATCAGCAGGTCATTCCTGAGCTTCGTCAGGCGGGGATTCGCAATACCCTTGTGGTAGATACAGCAGGATGGGGACAGTACCCAACGGCGATCTTTGACAAAGGATTAGATGTCTTTAACTCCGACCCACTCGCAAACACGATCTTCTCCATTCACATGTACGAATATGCAGGAGGAAATGCAGCCACGGTAAAAAATAACATTGATCAAGCGCTCGCTATTGGCGTGCCTGTTATCGTTGGAGAGTTTGGCTTCCAGCATACCAGTGGTGACGTGGATGAGGCGACTATTATGAGTTACGCTCAGCAAAAAGGAGTAGGCTGGCTCGCCTGGTCTTGGTATGGAAATGGCGGTGGTGTGGAGTACCTTGATCTGAATAATGGTCCAGCGGGTGCACTGACGAATTGGGGACAAACGGTTGTGAATGGCCCTAACGGTACGCAGCAAACGTCGGTTCTGAATCGGATCTACACCATGCCAGGCTACCAACCGGTTCCTGCAACATAGGTGATAATAAACACATACTAGCCCAACTGTACCTGCGTCAGGAGTTCTTATGAAAACCTGCCGCAGGTAGATTGGAGGGTGAACCTAGGCGGAGGAAAAGGTTGTTTTGAAGCGCCGATTCCGCTGCTCAATAATCTTCTCATAGTCTGCAATGAGCTGGTCGAAGATGTTCTCCCATGACCGCTGTTGTGCAAGTTTTCGCCCATGTATGCCCATGACTTGAAGCTGCTCAGGATGATTTGCCCACAGACCTATCTCACGAATCAGTGCATCTGCATGCCCCGGTTCAAACAATATGCCACTTCGATGGTCAGCCACCAGATCCCTTACACCGCCAGCATTAGCTGCTAATACAGGCAAGCCCGAAGCCATGGCCTCCAGCACGACATTGCCGAACGTTTCCGTACAGGAAGGAAATACAAATAGATCTGCCGAAGCATACATATGAGCAAGCTCATCCCCATGCAAATAACCAGTGAATGTTACATTTGCTGGTGCTTGTTGACGCATTTTGGGGAGTAGTGGTCCATCGCCAACGATAACCCAGTGAATACGCGACTGCAGCTCAGCCGGTAAATGCTGCATCGCCATAGTAAGTGTGCCGATATCCTTCTCAGGCGCGATTCTTCCAACGTAGAGCAGGATGAGCGGAGCAGTAATCCCATGACGAATACGGAATTCAGAATTTCGTTTATCCGGTGTATATAGATTGCAGTCAATTCCGCGCGACCATTGCTTTAATCGCTGAATGCCTTGTTTGTGCAACGATTCGAGAGTCTCCAGTGAAGGGGCGAATGTAGCGTCGGCTCCGCGGTGAAACCATTGGACATACTTCCAGTAGAGGGGAATCATGCTTTTTAATCTGTAATATTCGAGGTAACGATCGAAGTGTGTATGATAGGATACGACATGCGGAAGATGATATTTGTGTGCATAACGGAGGCCAAGCAGTCCCATATTGAATGGCGTGGAGATATGTAACAGATCCGGCTGAAAAGCCTGCAATTGTTTGTAGGTGGAGGTTCTGCTGGGTAGAGCAATTCGACATTCGGGATAGAGGAAAAATGGGATATTAGCAACAGGCCGCACTGGACAATCATCATTGCTCTCGATAATGGAGTTAGGTGTGAATAACAGATGTTCGATCCCTCTGCGCTGCATATGGGTACTCCAACGTTCGAGCGTGGCAGCAACGCCATTCGTATCTGGAGCATAAGTATCCGTGAACAAGGCCAGGCGCATGATCATCCCTCCCGTGACTCTTGATGCCAAGATCATAACAACCGTTCATTATGGAGAAGTCAACGGCACGTTAACTTATTGCGTTTTCTTGTAAATTGTAAGCACGATACAACACATCCGTTTTCTAAGCTGGTAAGTATTCTGACGGCATATCTTGTACAGCATATTCTGCTATGATGGGATGAGGTGTCGGCGCATTCTGATAGCACATAATGGTAAGTCGTCATGTTAATTTGTTCGTTAAAGATAGAGAATTATTGGAGGCAGAGGAATGAAACAATTAATAGAAGAATTACAGGAATTATTACCTTTGGATCAACTTGAATCCATGTCAGGTGAAGAAGTGGTGGGTAGCGTAGCGATGGATCTATACCGCGCTGAATTTGCAACGATAAGAGAATGTGGAACAGAGATCCCGCAAATCTTACGAGAAATGATCCTGATTATTGAACTAGATACTGAATTATCAATGAATGGAATAGCCGGATATTTGGAAAATTCAAGTGGGCAATTTTTAAGTGAAACGACAGCAGTATTACAGCGGATCGGTAATGAGACGGATGCTGAGATTATGCAGAACATTCAAGACATGTTATCTTCGAACGGTGTGAGTACTGCACAGCTTAGAGAAAATGTGAATGGGTTGTCTGAAGGGGAGGTAACGAATTCCTTGGAGGTGCATGGACAGCAGATTCATGAGGTCATGCAACAAGTACAGCTTGCTGCGGAAGGATTACTGATGCAAT
This genomic interval carries:
- a CDS encoding glycoside hydrolase family 5 protein, which produces MPIGCWLRKAVLLTLSFMLVSVAYSPHPASANASPVQGFHVSGTNLLDATGAPFVMRGINHAHTWFKNDLETAIPAIAATGSNTVRVVLSNGSRWTADSLADVERILALCDQYQLTVMLEVHDATGSDSLAELKKASDYFISIKQALIGKEDRVIVNIANEWYGSWSTDVWAAGYQQVIPELRQAGIRNTLVVDTAGWGQYPTAIFDKGLDVFNSDPLANTIFSIHMYEYAGGNAATVKNNIDQALAIGVPVIVGEFGFQHTSGDVDEATIMSYAQQKGVGWLAWSWYGNGGGVEYLDLNNGPAGALTNWGQTVVNGPNGTQQTSVLNRIYTMPGYQPVPAT
- a CDS encoding DMP19 family protein, with product MKQLIEELQELLPLDQLESMSGEEVVGSVAMDLYRAEFATIRECGTEIPQILREMILIIELDTELSMNGIAGYLENSSGQFLSETTAVLQRIGNETDAEIMQNIQDMLSSNGVSTAQLRENVNGLSEGEVTNSLEVHGQQIHEVMQQVQLAAEGLLMQSDNEEVFEMLYQYVDANMDSLKQQLEQLLSK
- a CDS encoding glycosyltransferase family 4 protein, translated to MRLALFTDTYAPDTNGVAATLERWSTHMQRRGIEHLLFTPNSIIESNDDCPVRPVANIPFFLYPECRIALPSRTSTYKQLQAFQPDLLHISTPFNMGLLGLRYAHKYHLPHVVSYHTHFDRYLEYYRLKSMIPLYWKYVQWFHRGADATFAPSLETLESLHKQGIQRLKQWSRGIDCNLYTPDKRNSEFRIRHGITAPLILLYVGRIAPEKDIGTLTMAMQHLPAELQSRIHWVIVGDGPLLPKMRQQAPANVTFTGYLHGDELAHMYASADLFVFPSCTETFGNVVLEAMASGLPVLAANAGGVRDLVADHRSGILFEPGHADALIREIGLWANHPEQLQVMGIHGRKLAQQRSWENIFDQLIADYEKIIEQRNRRFKTTFSSA